Part of the Caballeronia sp. SL2Y3 genome is shown below.
GCGGTCCAGCACCTGCGCGTAGAGATAATGCGCGTGCGCGTTCTTCGGATGCGCGCCGAGCACTTCGCTCAACTGCGCGTCGGCTTTCTGCCAGTCGCCCTGCGTCATCGATTGCTCGACCTGCTGCGCGGTCGGCACGGCGGCCAATGCGAGCGGCGAAGCGACCGACAGCGCGAGGGACATCGATAAGGCGAGAGCCGTCAAAGTCTTTTTCATGTGCGGGCCGGGCGTTGTGACGCCCGTCTCCATTCGAAGCTGCGATCGGTGATTGCCGAGACATCGCAAGGCGGATACCCGAAAGCGCAAGAGTCCGCGAAGCGGCGGCGGCAGCCACCGTGGTTACTGCGCCGGCGTATTCAACTGCTTTTTCAGCGCTTCCAGACGGTCTTCCACCGAAGGACCGCGATTGAGCGCAGCCAGCTTGTCGTCGAGCGCCTTGCCGGACTTCTGGTCCGCCGAATTCAGGCGCGCGTCGGAGCGGGCGTTCGCGAGCTGGACCTTGTCCTCCAGCTTCTGAAAATCTTCCGACAGATTTTTTCCGCCGATGCCGCCGAGCGCCGTCGCGGCGGTGTCCTTCGCCTGCGCGATCTGCTGCTTCGCCTGGAGGATGTTCGAGCGCGCGTTGAGATCGTTGCGGCGCTGGCGCATGTCGGCGATCTGCTGCTTCAGGTGATCGACCGAAGGCACGAGCGTTTGCAGTTCGGCGGCGAGCGCGTCGCGCTCCGTTTCCGCGTTGGCTTGTGCCGCGAGCGCCTCGCGTGAGAGACCTTCGTCGCCGCTTTGCAGCGCGCGCTTGGCGCCGTCTTCGTACTTCCTCGCCTTCTCGGCGGCGGCGTCGCGCTTGCTCTGCTGCGTGGCGACCTGCGCCTCGATCTCGATCAGCGAGTTCTCCGCCTTCGCGATGCTGTCGTCCAGTTCGCGCACGATCTGGCG
Proteins encoded:
- a CDS encoding PspA/IM30 family protein yields the protein MSLFDSISRTVKGLLNDAADTMQDPSRDARQIVRELDDSIAKAENSLIEIEAQVATQQSKRDAAAEKARKYEDGAKRALQSGDEGLSREALAAQANAETERDALAAELQTLVPSVDHLKQQIADMRQRRNDLNARSNILQAKQQIAQAKDTAATALGGIGGKNLSEDFQKLEDKVQLANARSDARLNSADQKSGKALDDKLAALNRGPSVEDRLEALKKQLNTPAQ